In a single window of the Deltaproteobacteria bacterium genome:
- the pstA gene encoding phosphate ABC transporter permease PstA, with the protein MRERSIRTRKWTDGAVRFISMLAALTGIAFLGWILWVVLARGVRVINWEFLTALPTPPGVPGGGLGNAIAGTAAMTILATVIGVPVGMLAGIFLSEFGRQSRIATVVRFSSNILMGTPSIIIGVFIYVVMVLPAGHFSGYAGAVSLAVIMLPVVSRTTEDMLLLVPNAVRESALALGAPRWKATLGVVLGAAKTGLVTGSLLAIARVTGETAPLLFTALNSPYWSGSLNGPTGNLTVTIFNYAMSPYADWQAQAWGAAFLIVAGVLGTTIISRVFLALRGNGK; encoded by the coding sequence ATGAGGGAACGATCCATCCGGACCAGGAAGTGGACCGATGGCGCGGTCCGGTTCATTTCCATGTTGGCGGCCCTGACGGGGATCGCCTTCCTGGGGTGGATTCTATGGGTGGTACTCGCTCGGGGTGTCAGGGTCATCAATTGGGAGTTTCTCACGGCTCTGCCCACGCCTCCCGGGGTTCCCGGCGGAGGGCTTGGCAACGCCATCGCTGGAACGGCGGCGATGACTATCCTGGCCACCGTCATAGGGGTGCCCGTAGGCATGTTGGCGGGCATTTTTCTTTCGGAGTTCGGGCGGCAGTCCCGAATCGCTACGGTGGTCCGGTTCTCGTCCAATATCCTCATGGGAACTCCCTCCATCATTATAGGGGTGTTTATCTACGTGGTAATGGTCCTGCCCGCAGGACATTTCTCCGGGTACGCGGGAGCTGTCTCTCTGGCCGTAATCATGTTGCCCGTCGTTTCCCGCACCACTGAGGACATGCTGCTTCTCGTGCCCAACGCCGTCCGGGAGTCGGCCTTGGCCCTTGGAGCGCCTCGGTGGAAGGCCACCTTGGGGGTGGTTCTGGGCGCTGCAAAAACAGGTCTGGTCACCGGATCCCTTCTTGCCATCGCAAGGGTCACCGGCGAAACGGCGCCTCTTCTCTTTACTGCGCTCAACAGCCCTTACTGGTCCGGATCCCTGAACGGGCCGACAGGAAACCTCACCGTCACCATCTTCAATTACGCCATGTCCCCCTACGCGGACTGGCAGGCACAGGCGTGGGGAGCCGCCTTCCTGATAGTGGCGGGGGTTCTGGGGACAACAATCATTTCCCGGGTGTTTCTCGCCCTGAGAGGAAATGGAAAATGA
- the pstC gene encoding phosphate ABC transporter permease subunit PstC, translating into MTPKNAGEPGRWRQRRLDLFFHWISLTCAACIVVIVVGVLAELIYGARLSIAETGIRFLYSLKWNPVTQQFGALSSVFGTLVSTAIAMVIAVPLSLVIALFLTELAPPVLATAVGGAIELLAAIPSIIFGMWGLFVFAPFMSEYVQPFLGRVGGSLPFFQGPPMGIGMLTAGIILALMILPFITAVSRDVFAMVPSVVKESAYGLGSTTWEVTGKVTVRYGIQGVIGACFLGLGRAIGETMAVTFVIGNTHRISASLFAAGNSIASTLANEFTEATADIYLSSLVELGLVLFLITVLIQAAAQFWLWRMGRKMGEV; encoded by the coding sequence ATGACACCAAAAAACGCCGGGGAGCCGGGACGATGGAGGCAAAGAAGACTCGATTTATTTTTTCATTGGATATCTCTTACATGCGCCGCCTGCATCGTTGTTATTGTAGTGGGAGTACTGGCGGAACTGATCTACGGGGCACGATTGTCAATAGCTGAAACGGGAATTCGTTTTCTGTATTCCCTGAAGTGGAATCCGGTGACCCAGCAATTCGGAGCCCTCAGCAGTGTTTTTGGTACCCTCGTTTCAACGGCGATAGCCATGGTTATCGCCGTACCTTTGTCTCTGGTGATTGCCCTTTTCCTGACAGAATTGGCTCCCCCTGTCCTCGCCACCGCGGTAGGCGGCGCCATCGAGCTTCTGGCAGCTATTCCCAGCATCATCTTCGGCATGTGGGGGCTTTTCGTTTTCGCCCCCTTCATGTCGGAATACGTCCAGCCTTTCCTGGGGCGGGTAGGTGGGAGTCTTCCGTTTTTCCAGGGCCCCCCCATGGGGATCGGTATGCTGACGGCGGGTATTATTCTGGCCCTGATGATCCTGCCCTTCATCACCGCCGTCTCCCGGGACGTCTTTGCCATGGTTCCCTCCGTAGTCAAGGAGTCGGCCTATGGTCTCGGTTCCACCACATGGGAAGTGACCGGGAAAGTAACCGTGAGGTACGGAATCCAGGGGGTTATCGGGGCCTGTTTTCTGGGCCTGGGGAGAGCTATCGGGGAGACCATGGCGGTGACCTTCGTAATCGGCAACACTCACCGGATCTCCGCCTCCCTGTTTGCCGCGGGCAACAGCATCGCCTCTACCCTGGCCAATGAATTCACGGAAGCCACGGCGGACATTTACCTGAGTTCCCTGGTGGAACTGGGACTGGTTCTCTTCCTGATCACGGTGCTTATCCAGGCCGCGGCCCAGTTCTGGCTCTGGAGGATGGGACGCAAAATGGGGGAGGTCTGA